The Rhodococcus antarcticus DNA segment CGCGCCGGACGAGCCCTGGGACCTCCTGGTCGTCGGGGGTGGGACGGCGGGGATCGTCGGCGCGAAGACCGCCGCGCGGCTCGGGTCCCGGGTCCTGCTCGTGGAGCGCGAGCGCACGGGGGGCGACTGCCTCTGGACGGGCTGCGTCCCGTCCAAGGCGCTCCTGGCCGCAGCCGGCGTCGCCGCCGGGGCGCGCGGCGGACACCGGTTCGGCATCGACGTCGTCGGGGTCTCCGTCGACTTCGCGAAGGTGATGGAGCACGTCCGGGGCGCGATCGCGCACATCGCACCCGTCGACTCCGTCGAGGCGCTCGGGCAGGCATCGGTCTCCGTCCGCACCGGCACCGTCCGCTTCACCGGGCCGGACGTGGCCGAGATCGACGGGACGCCCGTGCGGTTCCGGCAGGCGCTGGTGGCCACCGGTGCCTCACCCGCGGTTCCCCCCGTCCCCGGCCTCGACGAGGTCGAGCACCTGACCAGCGAGACCGTCTGGGGACTGAGCGAGCTCCCCGCGCAGCTGGTCGTCCTCGGCGGTGGGAGCATCGGCTGCGAGCTGGGCCAGGCCTTCGCCCGGCTGGGTAGCACGGTCTCCGTGGTCGAGGGCGCCGCCCGCATCCTGCCCCGCGAGGACCCGCTCGCCGCAGCGGCGATCGCGCACGCCCTGGCCGAGGACGGCGTCGAGCTGCACACCGGCTACGGGGTCGCCAGGGTCGAGCCCACCGGGCGCGCGGCCGGGGTGCTCCACCTCGAGAGCGGGCAGCGGGTGCCGTTCTCCTGCCTCCTGGTCGCCGTCGGACGGTCCCCGCGCACGAGCGGCATCGGGCTGGCCGAGGCGGGCGTGGAGGTCGACGACCAAGGGTGCGTCGTGGTCGACGACCTCCTGCGCACCACCAATCCCCGCATCTGGGCTGCCGGGGACCTGACCGGCCATCCCCAGCTCACCCACCTGGCCGGTGTGCACGCGA contains these protein-coding regions:
- a CDS encoding dihydrolipoyl dehydrogenase family protein gives rise to the protein MTTDRPTTHPAPSVAPDEPWDLLVVGGGTAGIVGAKTAARLGSRVLLVERERTGGDCLWTGCVPSKALLAAAGVAAGARGGHRFGIDVVGVSVDFAKVMEHVRGAIAHIAPVDSVEALGQASVSVRTGTVRFTGPDVAEIDGTPVRFRQALVATGASPAVPPVPGLDEVEHLTSETVWGLSELPAQLVVLGGGSIGCELGQAFARLGSTVSVVEGAARILPREDPLAAAAIAHALAEDGVELHTGYGVARVEPTGRAAGVLHLESGQRVPFSCLLVAVGRSPRTSGIGLAEAGVEVDDQGCVVVDDLLRTTNPRIWAAGDLTGHPQLTHLAGVHASLAASNAILGVRRRVDLTAVPRVTFTDPEVAAVGVGTDEVPTGSRVVGWSHTHVDRAVAEGEPAGFARLVVDGRGRVLGATVVGPRAGETLGELTLAITQGLTTRDLARATHAYPTYNDGPWNAAISDVQEQLRRPATRRALGVLARVRRWWVSRDR